In the genome of Nonomuraea sp. NBC_00507, the window GTGCACAGCGGTCGGCCGTGTGCCCGATGGCGATGCTTCGACTCTATCGCCCGCGCGCGAGTTCCTGCCGACAGATACACCAAAAGTTAGCCGACGGCACGCCCGTAACCTCGGGTGGTGACGCTAGGTGAACGTCAGCCTGATCCGGAAATAGTCACAAGGGATCATTAGATGGTGACCCGATGCCGCCTGTTCCAAACGTGGTCGGCGATTCCGAATCCTGTCACCTTCTGTCATGGTCATCACACTTCGGCGGTGGCTGCATTTGAGAAGAATGCGTGTTTCACTCGCAATATGATCACTAATATCCCGTTCGGGGAGAAGTATGCCAGGTTGAGCATCTTCGAGCCGAGTGAGGGGACCCTGGTGGTCGTACCCTCGCTCTCCCTTCCGCAGGACGAGCTCCGCCGCATCACGGCGGCCAGGTCCTACGAGGAGCGCCTGCTGTTCCTTCTGCTGACGCTGCGCGAACCCGGGGTAAAGGTGGTCTACCTCTCCTCCGCGCCCATTGATCCCGACATCATCGACTACTACTTCGCGTTCCTGCCCGATCCGGATGACGCCGCCAAGCGGCTCACGTTGATCACGCTCGACGATCCCTGGTCTCAGCCGTTGACCAGGAGCGTGCTCGAGCGCCCGGATGTGATCGAGCAGCTGCGGTCGGAGATCAACGGTGACGCGTGGATCGTGCCGTTCGTCCTCAGCGAGCTCGAGGAGGAGCTCGCGTCGTTACTCAACGTGCCCCTCTACGGTCCGGCCACCTCTTTCGCCTATTACGGCTCCAAGAGCGGCGGACGCGAGTTGGGCCAGGAGGCGGGCGTGCCGATGGCACGCGGCTTCGGCGACCTGCGGACCTCGCTGGAGATCGAGGAGGCGATCGAGGCGCTGCCGGGCGAACGGGTGATCGTCAAGCTGAACGACGCCTACTCCGGGCTGGGCAACGCGATCGTCACCAAGACCGACAGGTCGCTGACCAGTTTCGCGATGGCGGGCGAGAGCTGGGACACGTTCTCCGTGAAGATCAGGGACCGCGGGGCGGTCGTCGAGGAGTACATCGAGCACCGGCCGCTCTACTACCCCAGCGCGCTGGCCTGCATCACGCCGGGCGGCCACGCGCAGGTGCTGGCCACGCACGACCAGGTGCTCGGCGGCGCCAACGGCCACGTCTACCAGGGCTGCACGTTCCCTGCCGCGCCCGAGTATCGCGCCGAAGTGGGCGCCTCGGCCGAGCGGATCGCCGGCGTGCTGGCCGAGCGGGGCGTGGTGGGGGTGTTCGGGATGGACTTCTTCGCCTTGAAGGCCGACGCCGGATACGCGGCGCTGCTGTGCGAGATCAACTTGCGCATCGGCGGCACGACGCATCCGTTCGGCGCGGCCGTGCTGACGACCGGGGCCGCGTACGATCCCGCGACCGGCCTGCTCATGGCCGGCGACCAGCCGAAGTATTACACCGCCACCGACAACTGCGCCTCCTCCTGCCTGCGCGGGCGCACCCCGGGCGAGGTCGTGCGCACGGCCGACCGGCTCGGCATCGGGTTCGACGCCGAACGGCGCACCGGCAACGTCTTCCATCTGCTCGGGGCCGTTCCCGAGCATGGGAAGCTGGGCTTCACGTCGATAGGCGACTCGCGAGAGGAGGCCGACGAGCTGCACGCGCTTACCCGGCGTCTCCTCTGCGGTTCCTGAGTCCCCGCCAGCCGATGGCGGCCAGCACGATGGCGAGGATGATGTTCACCGCGATCAAGATGCCGTGGACGACATAAAAGCTGGTTGGATGCCCATCCTGCAGGTTAAACCCGAGATTCACCCACTCGAAGACCATGAATGCGCCGAGCGCGATCAGGAATCCGGCGATCTTTCGTGACATTAGTGCCTCTCTGGTATCGAAGGTGGATCTTCGGGGGATGTGTCGCCACATGGGCATTCACACGAAGCTACGCTGAGACCGCCATGTGGACAAAAATCGTGCCGGTGACGGCACTCATCGCCTCGGTCTCGCTCACTGGCGGGACCGCATATGCCGCTCCGACGACACCCGTCGGTGGCGAGGCGCTGGGCAGCCGCGGACTGGTGGCGCCCCAAGGCGTCAAGAAGCCGCCGAAGACCAAGGCTACTTCGTACGTCATCGCGGACGTGGGCACGGGCCAGGTGCTCGCGGCCAAGGACGCCCATGGGCGTTACCTGCCGGCCAGCACGCTGAAGACGCTGACCGCGCTCACGCTCATCCCCAAGCTCGACAAGCACCGCAAGATCCGGCCCAGCCAGAACGCCTGCAACCAGGAGGGCAGCGCGGTCGGTCTGACGCCGAAGACGACGTACAAGGTCGAGGACCTGTTCAGGGCATTGATGATGTCCTCGGGCAACGACGCGGCCATGGCCTTGGCGGAGACGAACGGCGGCCTCGAGAAGACGATGGCGGACATGAACGCCGAGGCCAAGCGGCTGCAGGCGTACGACACCGTGGCCAAGACGCCGAGCGGCCTGGACAAGCCCGGGCAGAGCAGCTCGGCCTACGACCTGGCGCTCATCGCCCGCGCCGGCCTGGCCAACCCCGATTTCACCCGCTACATCAGCACGAAGGTCGCGAACTTCCCGGCGCCCAAGGGCAAGCACTACCAGATCAGCAACCACAACAAGCTGCTCTGGCGCTACAACGGCATGGTCGGCGTCAAGAACGGCTGGACCACCAAGGCGCACGCCAGCTTCGTCGGCGCCGCCACCCGCGGCGGCCACACGATCGTGGTGAGCATCATGCGGCACGAGGGCGGCTTCTGGGACGAAGTGGCCTCGCTGCTCGACTGGGGTTTCTCGGTCAGGGGCAAGGCCGCGCCGGTCGGGCAGCTGGTCGACCCGCTCCCCGCGGGCCTGACCGCCCCGCAGCAGCAGGTGTCCGCGCCACCGGCCACGCAGGTCACCCCGGCGCCGCAGCCGCCGCTGCTGGACACGGCCGCACGGAACCAGGACGCCTCCACCAAGACGGTCGGGTCGGTGGTGATCGGCGGCGGGCTGTTGTTCGGGCTGATCTACCTCTGGTACGGCATCCGCCGCAAGCGCTCCAGATCACGCTTCTGACGCCGGCGGCGGCGTCGGGGACGGCGGCGGGCAGAGTCCCGCCGTCGCCGTCCACGCGGCGACATAGAGCACGAGCCTGGCGGAGAAGTTGATCCAGACCAGCAGGCCCACGATGACGGCGAACGTGCCGTAAACCGGGTTGCCCAGCGTCTGCCCCAGCAGCAGCGTGGCGAGTTGCTTGAGCACGCCGAAGCCCATCGCGCCGAGCAACGCACCCCTGGCGATCACTCGGAACGGCTGGGTCAGCCTGGCCACCCAGCCGAGCAGGATCAGGAACAACAACCAGTCGGCGCCCACGCTCGCCGCCACCCCGGCCAGCCGCAACCCGGTGGTGGCCAGGGCGGACTCGCTGCCGAACAGGAATTCCAGCACGTTGTCCGTGGCCGTGGTGGCGAACCCGGCCACCAGCACCGAGGAGATCATCGTCACGCCGATCATGGCGATCGAGGCCAGATCGCGGAGCTTGCCCAGGAAGAAGCTGAGCGGCGGCTCGGTGGTCATGGACATCTCGCGCAACGCCCCGCGCAGCGCGTCCATCGCGCCGAGCCCGGCGTAAAGGAGGCCGAGCAGGCCGATGATCCCGGCGGTCGCCTTGGCCTTGGAGATGGCGTCGAGGTCCAGCTGGCCGGCGATCCCCGGCAGCCGCTCGACGATCGCCGCCTCCAGCGCCTCCCTGGTCGTCTCGCTGGTCGCCACCACGAGCCCGAGCACCGCGTACGACAGCGCCATCAGCGGGAAGAACGACAGGAACGCGAAGTAGGTGACCGCGCCCGCCAGCCGGTCGCCGAACTGCACCTGGTAGCGCTGCACGGCCCTGATGAGATGATCGACCGACAGCCTGCGGACCCGCCAGTCATCCACCTTGCCGCGGCCCCAGGCCTTGGCCTCCTCGATCCGCTCCGCCAGGCCTGCCATCACGCCCTACCTGTTC includes:
- a CDS encoding peptide ligase PGM1-related protein, whose amino-acid sequence is MITNIPFGEKYARLSIFEPSEGTLVVVPSLSLPQDELRRITAARSYEERLLFLLLTLREPGVKVVYLSSAPIDPDIIDYYFAFLPDPDDAAKRLTLITLDDPWSQPLTRSVLERPDVIEQLRSEINGDAWIVPFVLSELEEELASLLNVPLYGPATSFAYYGSKSGGRELGQEAGVPMARGFGDLRTSLEIEEAIEALPGERVIVKLNDAYSGLGNAIVTKTDRSLTSFAMAGESWDTFSVKIRDRGAVVEEYIEHRPLYYPSALACITPGGHAQVLATHDQVLGGANGHVYQGCTFPAAPEYRAEVGASAERIAGVLAERGVVGVFGMDFFALKADAGYAALLCEINLRIGGTTHPFGAAVLTTGAAYDPATGLLMAGDQPKYYTATDNCASSCLRGRTPGEVVRTADRLGIGFDAERRTGNVFHLLGAVPEHGKLGFTSIGDSREEADELHALTRRLLCGS
- a CDS encoding SCO4848 family membrane protein: MSRKIAGFLIALGAFMVFEWVNLGFNLQDGHPTSFYVVHGILIAVNIILAIVLAAIGWRGLRNRRGDAG
- a CDS encoding D-alanyl-D-alanine carboxypeptidase family protein, with the translated sequence MWTKIVPVTALIASVSLTGGTAYAAPTTPVGGEALGSRGLVAPQGVKKPPKTKATSYVIADVGTGQVLAAKDAHGRYLPASTLKTLTALTLIPKLDKHRKIRPSQNACNQEGSAVGLTPKTTYKVEDLFRALMMSSGNDAAMALAETNGGLEKTMADMNAEAKRLQAYDTVAKTPSGLDKPGQSSSAYDLALIARAGLANPDFTRYISTKVANFPAPKGKHYQISNHNKLLWRYNGMVGVKNGWTTKAHASFVGAATRGGHTIVVSIMRHEGGFWDEVASLLDWGFSVRGKAAPVGQLVDPLPAGLTAPQQQVSAPPATQVTPAPQPPLLDTAARNQDASTKTVGSVVIGGGLLFGLIYLWYGIRRKRSRSRF
- a CDS encoding YihY/virulence factor BrkB family protein; the protein is MAGLAERIEEAKAWGRGKVDDWRVRRLSVDHLIRAVQRYQVQFGDRLAGAVTYFAFLSFFPLMALSYAVLGLVVATSETTREALEAAIVERLPGIAGQLDLDAISKAKATAGIIGLLGLLYAGLGAMDALRGALREMSMTTEPPLSFFLGKLRDLASIAMIGVTMISSVLVAGFATTATDNVLEFLFGSESALATTGLRLAGVAASVGADWLLFLILLGWVARLTQPFRVIARGALLGAMGFGVLKQLATLLLGQTLGNPVYGTFAVIVGLLVWINFSARLVLYVAAWTATAGLCPPPSPTPPPASEA